DNA from Microvirga ossetica:
GTCCAGCCGGATCAGCATGATACCAAAGGAAAGCGACACCGAGGCACGTGATCCCTCAGGAAAAACCAAAGATACGTCAAGGTTCGCCGACGGAGCGTTCCCATTCAGGCCTGGATCATGGTTCCTCAGTGTTGCGGGTTGTGGCCTCGGGCAGAAAATTCCTTTCAATCTGCCCGCAGCCCTGCGAGGCGGCAGGGCACCCCATTCGGCTTCCTGGCTCGCCCTGTCACTCCGCCGTCCAACCGCCATCCATGGACAGATTGGTGCCCGTGATCTGGCTTGCCGCGTCCGAGCACAGGAAAACGGCGAGCGCCGCGACCTGATCGACCGTCACGAACTGCTTCGTCGGTTGTGCCTTGAGCAGGACGTCATTGATGACCTGCTCCCTTGTCATGTTGCGTGCCATCATGGTGTCGGGGATCTGCTTCTCGACCAGGGGCGTCCAGACGTAACCGGGACTGATGCAGTTGACCGTGATGCCGTCGGTCGCGATCTCGAGCGCCACGGTCTTGGTCAGGCCCGCGATGCCGTGCTTTGCGGCCACGTAGGCCGACTTGAAGGGCGAGGCGACGAGGGAATGGGCCGAGGCCGTGTTGATGATGCGGCCCCATCCGCGCGCCTTCATGCCCGCCACCGCCGCGCGGGTCGCATGGAAGGCGGAGGACAGGTTGATGGCGATGACCTGGTCCCACTTCTCGACCGGAAAGTCCTCGATCGGCGAGACGAACTGGATGCCGGCATTGTTGACGAGGATATCGACGCTGCCGAAGGTCTTTTCGCCGAGACGCACCATCTCCTCGATTTCCTGCGGCTTGGTCATGTCGGCCGGCGAATAGATCGCCTTGACCCCGAACTCGCTCTCGATCCCGGCGCGGATCTTCTCGATCTCGCCCGCATCGCCGAAGCCGTTGAGGACGACATTCGCCCCCTCCTTTGCGAAGGCAAGGGCGATGGCATGGCCGATGCCGCTGGTCGAGCCGGTCACAACAGCGGATTTGAAGCAAAACATCAATGAAGCCTCCTTGTTGCTGTATCCAATCGTTCAGTCTGAAGCACTCGCCTTGAGTAGGAATCTCCCTACGATCCTCAACCCATCGACTGTGGCACCTTGTACGAGCTGGCGTTCGACCATTGCTCGTATGCGTTCACTCCGCATGTCTCGCGGGTCCTGATGACGGAACGACATTTCATCTTCGGCATCGTACCAAGCCCTTGCAGGACATTATCAGTGGAAGAACAACACCCACCCAACCAATGCGAGCGGGGCAACAGCCCCAAGGCAAATGACACTGTGTTGCCTGTCATGCCATGCCTTCCTGAACGCGTTGGCCACCTTGTGAGCCATCACGCAGTGAAATCTCGGTCTTGGACCGGCGCTAGCGACACGGCTTCTCAGGCCGCCTGGCTTGCCTCGGCCACGTCCGTTGTGAAAGTCGCCGTCTTCGCGGCCACAAGGGCCTGTTGAATGGCGTTGAATACCGCAACCGCGGTCGGCTGTTTCAAGACAAGATCGCCGCGTGAAGACACTTCCTGCTCCGCGCCAGCCAAAATCACGACCCTGTTCTCGTGCACCTCATGGTACTGGTCAGCGAGAATCCAGCCGTCGACCAGGCCGGGCAGCACGGCACGTGTGTACAGCCAGCCGATGGGGTGGCTCCAGTCGCGCAAGGCCAGAAAGGCCCTCTCGCCCGTATCCGCCGTAATGACTTCATGGGCTTGGGCGCTCAGCCACTGCGCGAGTGTCTCCCGCATAATCGGGTTGTCGTCGGCAATGAGGATCCGTTGAGGTTTAACCGCGCTCATGGTGCTCTCCGGAATACGCCGAGGACTCTTTCGCCCATCAGCGCACCCTTTTTCGCTTTCCGTCTCAGTTCCGGGATGCATACTTGCTGTCCTGCATCGTATGCGAGCCACTGGTGATGATGGCTGCACTGGGGGAAACTTCATTCCGCAGGTTCGTAGCGTCTCTGTTTCCAGTGAGACGGCTCGGATGGCGCCAGATAGTCATGCGCGACCTTGCCGAGTCCGAGCGTCAGATCGGCCAGGATGTGGGTCGCCGAGACCACCTCCAGGATCGGCAGCTCCGCGATCGGCGCCAAGGCATGCGACCACAGGTTCAGGGATGCCGGACCGGTCCAGGCCTCTTTCAAGTTGACGTCCTCCAGGTAATACTCAACGAGTTCGCAGATGCGCGTGGTGCCATCGACATGGGGAATGATCTTAAGCAGGAAGTTAGGCTCGCGAAGCGAGGTCATGACGCTTGCGAAATCGGCAGCCTGGTGCTTATAGCCCATTGTAGCGGTCGCGATGCGAACCGGACCGTAGTCGAGCGTGCCGACCAGGGCATCGACCTCCGTGCGCAGGGTGGGATTGGCAAGCTTCTTGGGGAAACCCCACAGCTCACGCCCCCCAGCAATGGGCGAATGGTCGTTGAGAAACATGCAATGGGTGTAACTACCTTTGCGGCCGCGGAACGAGACGGGAATGACCTGTCCGCTCTCGGTGTAATCGCCGAAGCCATTCGAGTCCGGCATGCGGATGAACTCGAACTTCACCAGCGGCTCGTCGATCTGGAGCGGTTCCGGGACGAGCACCCGAAGCTTCTTTGGGTCGGTCCGGTAGGTGATGATCAGATACTCCCGACTGCGAAAGCGATAGGGTCCGATCGGGTAGGCCGGGCTGGTCAGGGGCATTGCGAATGCTCTGGTCCGAACAATGTCTTCGTGCATAGCTAAACTCATCTGTGTTCGATTGAGCGGGTCGCGAGTGCGGCAGACCGACTCGCAGACCACAGAGGTTGGTGCGCAGATCAGCCGCGCTTGACACTTTCGGCGCAGGATGTTCCCAGCGCTCGATACTCTCGTTGCGCGCTACTCCCGCCCATCCTTAACGAGATCGAATGTGCGAACCCCCTCCTGATCGTCGGGGCGCCGCAACACCTCGGGATGGCGTAACGTGCGCACCGCATCATGATAACCGGCGCGCCAGTGCTCCTCCATCGATAACCGGGAAAACTCGTAGTCCTTTGAGTGGCCTTCGTAGTGTTTCGACCGGTAAATCAGCTGGATGATGTTGTACGCTTTGCGGTCCGCCTCCGGGCTGAGTAGCTTTGCCTCGTCGCTGGTTCGCAGATCGTCCGGCAGATTCGACAGGAGGCTTGCGAGCGCATTGCGCAGATGCTGTACGCGCTTGAACTGGTCGGTGCTGGCGCGCGTCCGGCTGGAATACTGGATCTCCTTGTGCCGCGTCCCGACCTCGGCCAAGTTGCGGGGCAGTTCGCCGTGGGCATTCCACAGGTCGACCTGGAACGCGAGCGTATCCTGCCGCCGGCCCGCATCGACCACCCAGTCGAGCGGCGTGTTCGAGATGAGCCCGCCGTCCCAATAGTATTCGCCGTCGATCTCCACTGCTGGGAAGCCGGGCGGCAGCGATCCGCTCGCCATCACATGCTCAGGTCGGATTGTGTGCGTGGTGTTATCGAAATAGACGAAATTGCCGGTGCGCACATTCACAGCCCCGACGCTGAAGCGCATCGCGCCCGCATTGATCCGGTCGAAGTCGACAACGCGCTCCAACGTGCTTTTCAGGTGTTTGGTCTCGTAGAAGCTCGTCGCCTCGGGGACACCATCCGGGTGCAGCCAGGGAACCGGCAGCCGGGGCGTGAAAAAGCTCGCAGCCCCACTGACGAGGGCACAGGTCGCGCTCACCTGGTTGAAGAGGGCGCGCGCGAGGTCACCTTTGGGGGTGATGGTATGGAGGGCGCTGGACCAGTCGAGCAGCGGGTTGGCAGAGATCTCCTGCCAAAATGTGCGCAGCTTGGCGACACGCTCGGTCGGCTCGTTTCCCGCGATGATTGCAGAGTTGATGGCGCCGATCGAGACGCCGGCGACCCAGTCGGGATCGATCCCGGCCTCCGCGAGAGCTTCGTAGACGCCGGCCTGATAGGCCCCGAGCGCACCGCCACCCTGCAACACCAATGCGACGCATTCGAACGGGAGGTGTCGGTTGGCGGCCGCTAGATGTGGTTGGACTTGAATGTTCATGGCAGGTGTTCCTTCGCCTCAATGGCTTGTGGCCGCTGCCACCGCGCGAACCCACGGCGCTGTCCGCGATCGGTTGACAATGTGAGTGATCGTGCGGACCGACCGGGCCTCAAGCTCTTCGTTTAATGTGACCTCGCTGCGATAGCCCATCGGCAGAATGCCGGTCAGCATCAAGCGGTTAGGTTGCAGCAACATTCTGGTCTCCGCATCCATGTGGCCTGCCACCAGTGCATACATTGCCGAATTTACCTGGGTCCAATATATTGTTCTAGGTTTTACGATTGACTAAACATATCAATGGATCTGCGTCAGCCCCGGTATTTCGTCAGCTCGACCATAGCAGTCCATCTCCCGCCGTCCCGACCCTAGACGCCTCCGCGTTCCTGGCAAACAATGATGCCTGCGGGTACTTTTCGAGGCTCGACCAACTCGTCATGACCGGACCCGCCTTGACCAACGTCAACGACTTTCGTGCCATCTTGATCAGGTGATTGCATTCGAGGGCAAGAACGATCGGCCTCAGGGGCTTGGAGACCTACGATGAACGACAGCAATAGTCTTGATGCTCTCCTGGCAGAGGAACAGGAGTTACAGTTTCCGTCTTTCAGCGCCGATGTCGCCTGGACACTCGGCAGCCACATCTACCAGCGTGCGAAAGCCGCCTCCCTTCCGATCGCAATCGAGGTTTCGAGGAATGGCCAGCAACTGTTCTTTGCAGCACTGCCTGGAGCAACGCCGGACAATGCCGAGTGGATTCGCCGGAAACGGGCGGTCGTACAACGCTTCCACCACAGCTCCCTCTACATGTCCGTCGAGGCAGAGGTGAAGGGGCGCCCGTTCTTGCAGCGTTACGGGCTGTCCGAGCAGGAGTATGCGGCAGCAGGCGGTGGGTTCCCCATATTCGTCGGGGAGACCGGTTGTATCGGTGCGGTCGTCGTCAGTGGCCTTCCCCAACTCGAAGACCATCGCCTTGTGACCGAGGCAATCCGGGAGACGATCACCCGACTGACCGCATAGCATTCCCCGCAAGATCGCAGGTCCGGACTTCAACCCATGATCCGACACATCGTACTCGTCCAGTTTCGGAAAGAGGTCGATGAGCACCAGATCGCGGCCCTGTTCGGCGAAATCGAAGCTCTCCAGCCGCGCGTCCCGGGCATGCTCCGGGTTGTCTTCGGACAAAGCCTTGAGCTCGAGAAATTCGAGAAGGGATTCCGACACGGGTTCATCGTAGAGTTCGATGGTCGGCCGCCCTGGAGGCCTACCAGAACAACGAGGACCATCGCCGGA
Protein-coding regions in this window:
- a CDS encoding response regulator, which produces MSAVKPQRILIADDNPIMRETLAQWLSAQAHEVITADTGERAFLALRDWSHPIGWLYTRAVLPGLVDGWILADQYHEVHENRVVILAGAEQEVSSRGDLVLKQPTAVAVFNAIQQALVAAKTATFTTDVAEASQAA
- a CDS encoding MOFRL family protein, which gives rise to MTKHINGSASAPVFRQLDHSSPSPAVPTLDASAFLANNDACGYFSRLDQLVMTGPALTNVNDFRAILIR
- a CDS encoding Dabb family protein; its protein translation is MIRHIVLVQFRKEVDEHQIAALFGEIEALQPRVPGMLRVVFGQSLELEKFEKGFRHGFIVEFDGRPPWRPTRTTRTIAGRAPGSWERPRVVLRASLFSTSQPENLRYVAAVQFCPTTSSPRRAA
- a CDS encoding acetoacetate decarboxylase encodes the protein MHEDIVRTRAFAMPLTSPAYPIGPYRFRSREYLIITYRTDPKKLRVLVPEPLQIDEPLVKFEFIRMPDSNGFGDYTESGQVIPVSFRGRKGSYTHCMFLNDHSPIAGGRELWGFPKKLANPTLRTEVDALVGTLDYGPVRIATATMGYKHQAADFASVMTSLREPNFLLKIIPHVDGTTRICELVEYYLEDVNLKEAWTGPASLNLWSHALAPIAELPILEVVSATHILADLTLGLGKVAHDYLAPSEPSHWKQRRYEPAE
- a CDS encoding heme-degrading domain-containing protein; the encoded protein is MNDSNSLDALLAEEQELQFPSFSADVAWTLGSHIYQRAKAASLPIAIEVSRNGQQLFFAALPGATPDNAEWIRRKRAVVQRFHHSSLYMSVEAEVKGRPFLQRYGLSEQEYAAAGGGFPIFVGETGCIGAVVVSGLPQLEDHRLVTEAIRETITRLTA
- a CDS encoding 3-hydroxybutyrate dehydrogenase; this encodes MFCFKSAVVTGSTSGIGHAIALAFAKEGANVVLNGFGDAGEIEKIRAGIESEFGVKAIYSPADMTKPQEIEEMVRLGEKTFGSVDILVNNAGIQFVSPIEDFPVEKWDQVIAINLSSAFHATRAAVAGMKARGWGRIINTASAHSLVASPFKSAYVAAKHGIAGLTKTVALEIATDGITVNCISPGYVWTPLVEKQIPDTMMARNMTREQVINDVLLKAQPTKQFVTVDQVAALAVFLCSDAASQITGTNLSMDGGWTAE
- a CDS encoding patatin-like phospholipase family protein, coding for MNIQVQPHLAAANRHLPFECVALVLQGGGALGAYQAGVYEALAEAGIDPDWVAGVSIGAINSAIIAGNEPTERVAKLRTFWQEISANPLLDWSSALHTITPKGDLARALFNQVSATCALVSGAASFFTPRLPVPWLHPDGVPEATSFYETKHLKSTLERVVDFDRINAGAMRFSVGAVNVRTGNFVYFDNTTHTIRPEHVMASGSLPPGFPAVEIDGEYYWDGGLISNTPLDWVVDAGRRQDTLAFQVDLWNAHGELPRNLAEVGTRHKEIQYSSRTRASTDQFKRVQHLRNALASLLSNLPDDLRTSDEAKLLSPEADRKAYNIIQLIYRSKHYEGHSKDYEFSRLSMEEHWRAGYHDAVRTLRHPEVLRRPDDQEGVRTFDLVKDGRE